One genomic segment of Primulina tabacum isolate GXHZ01 chromosome 9, ASM2559414v2, whole genome shotgun sequence includes these proteins:
- the LOC142554962 gene encoding LOW QUALITY PROTEIN: pyruvate, phosphate dikinase, chloroplastic-like (The sequence of the model RefSeq protein was modified relative to this genomic sequence to represent the inferred CDS: deleted 1 base in 1 codon), whose protein sequence is MLIRCTANDVHTRITLKEKYADQIDLLKVHPCRARVSQRSSPDRATWCHGSRIKLTKPEPRKRAQAILSPVSDPTPATTKRVYTFGKGRSEGNKGMKSLLGGKGANLAEMASIGLSVPPGFTISTEACQEYQQIGKKLPQGLWDEILEGLKIVEEDMEASLGDPSKPLLLSVRSGAAISMPGMMDTVLNLGLNDEVVAGLGAKSGERFAYDSYRRFLDMFGNVVMDIPHSLFEEKLEKMKSKKGIKLDTDLTASDLKELVEEYKSVYLEAKGEKFPSDPEKQLELAIKAVFNSWDSPRAIKYRSINQITGLKGTAVNIQCMVFGNMGNTSGTGVLFTRNPSTGENKLYGEFLINAQGEDVVAGIRTPEDLDTMKNCMPEAYKELVENCEILEGHYKDMMDIEFTVQENRLWMLQCRSGKRTGKGAVKIAVDMVNEGLVGSRTAIKMVEPQHLDQLLHPQFEDPSAYKNSVIAKGLPASPGAAVGQIVFSAEDAEEWHAQGKSCILVRTETSPEDVGGMHAAAGILTARGGMTSHAAVVARGWGKCCVSGCSDIRVNDSEKVFMVGDKVIHEGEWISLNGSTGEVILGKQPLSPPALTGDLEIFMSWADEIRRIKVMANADTPEDALTARSNGAQGIGLCRTEHMFFASDERIKAVRKMIMAVTLEQRKQALDLLLPYQRADFEGIFRAMDGLPVTIRLLDPPLHEFLPEGDIEQIVEELTIDTGMSEDEVYSRIEKLSEVNPMLGFRGCRLGISYPELSEMQVRAIFQAAISMTNQGVTVLPEIMVPLIGTPQELSHQVSLIRGVANKVFSEMGASVIYKVGTMIEIPRAALVADEIAKEAEFFSFGTNDLTQMTFGYSRDDVGKFLPIYLSKGILQNDPFEVLDQKGVGQLIKIATERGRAARPSLKVGICGEHGGEPSSVAFFVEAGLDYVSCSPFRVPIARLAAAQVAV, encoded by the exons ATGCTGATCAGGTGCACTGCGAATGATGTGCATACAAGAATAACATTGAAGGAGAAATACGCGGATCAAATTGATCTTCTCAAGGTGCATCCATGTCGTGCTCGAGTTAGCCAGAGGTCGAGCCCAGATCGAGCCACCTGGTGCCATGGTTCAAGAATCAAGCTAACAAAACCTGAGCCGAGGAAAAGGGCACAAGCCATACTTAGTCCTGTATCAGACCCCACTCCAGCCACCACAAAG AGAGTATACACATTTGGCAAGGGAAGGAGCGAGGGGAACAAGGGTATGAAGTCCTTG TTAGGAGGAAAAGGTGCAAATCTTGCTGAAATGGCGAGCATTGGTCTATCAGTTCCACCCGGATTCACCATTTCTACGGAGGCGTGTCAAGAATATCAGCAAATAGGCAAGAAGCTGCCACAAGGATTATGGGATGAGATATTAGAAGGTTTAAAAATTGTGGAGGAGGATATGGAAGCTTCACTTGGTGACCCCTCGAAGCCTCTCCTCCTTTCGGTTAGATCTGGTGCAGCG atTTCTATGCCTGGCATGATGGACACGGTTCTAAATCTCGGGCTCAATGATGAAGTAGTTGCTGGTTTGGGGGCGAAAAGTGGAGAGCGGTTTGCATATGACTCATATAGACGGTTTCTTGATATGTTCGGAAATGTT GTGATGGACATTCCACATTCATTGTTCGAAGAAAAACTAGAAAAGATGAAAAGTAAAAAAGGCATAAAGCTTGATACTGATCTAACAGCCTCTGATTTAAAAGAGCTTGTGGAAGAATATAAAAGTGTCTATCTTGAAGCTAAGGGTGAAAAGTTCCCTTCCG ACCCAGAAAAGCAACTGGAGTTGGCTATAAAAGCAGTTTTTAATTCATGGGACAGTCCAAGGGCGATAAAATACCGAAGCATTAACCAAATAACTGGTCTGAAAGGAACCGCTGTTAATATTCAATGTATGGTATTTGGAAACATGGGAAACACTTCAGGAACAGGTGTTCTCTTTACAAGAAATCCGAGTACTGGGGAAAACAAGCTCTATGGGGAGTTTCTGATTAATGCTCAG GGAGAAGATGTTGTTGCTGGAATTAGAACCCCAGAGGACTTGGATACCATGAAGAATTGTATGCCTGAAGCTTATAAAGAGCTAGTGGAAAACTGTGAAATACTAGAGGGACATTACAAAGATATGATG GACATTGAATTCACTGTCCAAGAAAATAGGCTATGGATGTTACAGTGTAGATCTGGTAAGCGTACAGGTAAAGGTGCTGTAAAGATTGCAGTAGACATGGTAAATGAAGGGCTCGTTGGTTCTCGTACGGCAATAAAAATGGTAGAACCTCAGCATCTTGATCAACTTCTTCATCCGCAG TTTGAGGATCCGTCTGCTTACAAGAATTCTGTTATAGCCAAAGGTTTGCCTGCATCTCCCGGTGCGGCAGTTGGACAG ATCGTTTTTAGTGCTGAAGATGCTGAAGAATGGCATGCTCAAGGGAAGAGTTGCATCTTG GTGAGAACTGAAACAAGTCCAGAGGATGTTGGAGGTATGCATGCAGCTGCTGGGATTTTGACTGCTAGAGGTGGCATGACGTCTCATGCAGCAGTTGTTGCTCGTGGATGGGGGAAATGTTGCGTTTCTGGTTGTTCTGATATACGTGTTAATGACTCCGAGAAG GTATTTATGGTCGGAGACAAAGTTATTCATGAAGGAGAATGGATCTCTCTTAATGGGTCAACTGGTGAAGTAATCTTGGGTAAACAGCCGCTCTCCCCTCCTGCTCTGACTGGGgatttggaaattttcatgtCGTGGGCAGATGAGATCAGGCGGATCAAG GTTATGGCTAATGCTGATACGCCTGAAGACGCTTTGACAGCTCGGAGTAATGGAGCACAAGGGATCGGATTGTGCAGGACAGAACACATG TTCTTTGCTTCAGACGAGAGGATCAAGGCAGTGAGAAAGATGATAATGGCAGTAACACTTGAACAAAGGAAGCAAGCCTTAGACTTGCTGTTGCCTTATCAACGAGCTGATTTCGAAGGAATTTTTCGAGCAATGGATG GTCTGCCTGTGACAATCAGACTGTTAGATCCTCcactacatgaatttttaccaGAAGGAGACATTGAACAGATTGTTGAGGAACTAACCATCGATACCGGTATGAGCGAAGACGAAGTTTATTCAAGGATAGAAAAATTATCAGAAGTAAATCCCATGCTTGGATTTCGGGGATGCAG GCTAGGGATATCGTACCCTGAGCTATCCGAAATGCAGGTTCGTGCAATATTTCAGGCTGCCATTTCCATGACCAACCAAGGTGTTACAGTCCTTCCAGAAATAATGGTTCCTCTAATTGGAACACCTCAG GAATTGAGTCATCAAGTGAGTTTGATTCGTGGAGTTGCAAATAAAGTCTTTTCGGAGATGGGTGCCTCGGTGATCTATAAAGTAGGCACCATGATAGAAATTCCTCGAGCTGCTTTAGTCGCGGATGAG ATTGCAAAAGAAGCAGAGTTCTTCTCCTTCGGGACAAATGACCTTACACAGATGACATTTGGGTATAGCAGAGACGATGTGGGCAAATTTCTTCCTATTTACTTGTCAAAGGGTATTCTACAAAACGACCCGTTTGAG GTACTTGATCAGAAAGGCGTTGGCCAGCTGATCAAGATAGCTACTGAACGTGGGCGTGCAGCTCGACCGAGCCTAAAA GTGGGAATATGCGGAGAGCATGGTGGGGAGCCTTCTTCTGTTGCCTTTTTCGTAGAAGCTGGACTTGATTATGTTTCATGCTCTCCTTTCAG AGTGCCTATTGCAAGGCTAGCTGCAGCACAAGTTGCAGTGTGA
- the LOC142504283 gene encoding uncharacterized protein LOC142504283 has protein sequence MRKRRWIELLKDSDLTISYHPGKANKVADALSRRDIGRVNLSALSVQPCLQETIKLKQNHDPSITKIKEQLQEGKAQEFQTNEKGVLLMKGRLCVRDIDEIRREVMSEAHKSKFSIHPGSTKMSKLNINDPEDSDNR, from the exons atgagaAAGAGACGGTGGATTGAACTCTTGAAGGATTCTGATTTAACAATCagttaccatccgggtaaagcaaacaaggtagcagatgctttaagcCGCAGAGACATAGGGAGAGTAAACTTATCGGCTCTATCAGTGCAACCATGCCTTCAAGAAACCATCAAGCTGAAGCAAAATCACGATCCTTCCATAACAAAAATTAAGGAGCAGCTTCAAGAAGGAAAAGCTCAAGAATTCCAAACTAATGAGAAAGGCGTCCTGTTGATGAAAGGACGTTTGTGTGTACGAGACATTGATGAGATTAGACgagaagtaatgtctgaggcacacaagtcaaaattctcaattcacccTGGGAGCACCAAAAT GTCAAAGCTGAACATCAATGACCCGGAGGACTCCGACAACCGCTAG